Part of the Henckelia pumila isolate YLH828 chromosome 2, ASM3356847v2, whole genome shotgun sequence genome is shown below.
ATCTCATTTCCATCAATTATTGAATTTCGTCACTTTCTTTTGATTCATCAATACAAccccttcttcttctttttcctcttttttttttcaatacccTTTGAATTCATTTCGGgtactttcttttctttttcatttttttcctcAATTCAACCCTTCCtttcgtaaaaaaaaaataattcaccAACTCCTTCAAATGTTTTTCTGTTAATACTTGGAGTTTTTGTATATTGAAAAACACCAAAGGGTTTGTTTCTCTCAAAACTTAAGTAGGaaaaatagtgtataggctaaaAAAATCAGGTGGTCAATGTAGGACAGAAGAAATGACAAATGGAGTTTAATTGTGTGTCATTGGCACATACCATTCGGTTTTTATCAAGCTCAATGGGTTACTAGGGACAAAAGTGATGCATCAGGTAGGCTCGAAAGGCTCAAATGGTCCAAAgatcgcctaaatcatccctaagtcATAATCATTCAAATTTTCGCTTCGAGGACTAATCAGACAAGTTCTAGGGATAACTGCTTCAAAAACTCTCCATTTTTTTATGAGATCACCTCTTACCAATTCACAATTAACTTGCATAAGTCTGACAAAAGTAAATGAAGGATGTCTCATcgctttgtttttttaaaaaaatttatttttgctaAGTGATATGAAACAGAGTGCAATGAACCTATCCCCCACACTTAGAACGCGACACTGTCCTCAGTGTTAAGCTAATAGAAAAATAAAGCAGGACAAATAGCAATAGCAAAAACAGTTCCCTGAAAAATGTCAACGACCATGCAAACACAATGAGCGGGTGGCAGCCTGAGCATAGAAACCAACAAAACCAACCATAACGcgtaaaatagaaaaaataagCACACAAGCACACAATTAAGCTCCCAAGTAAATTCAACATGAATAAGCACAACGGAGGGAATAACCACAATATCCATTAAAACAACGCCAACTGATAAAATTGATAGAGTGCAACAACAGTTAAGACACACGACATAACTAAAATAGGCTAGAGTATCCGCAAAACATGCCAAAAGAGATGCTACACAAAAAATAAACTCCACAACACACATAGTTCAAAACCATAACAAAATACCCAACATATCCAAAATAACCACAACAAAAAATATCCCTAAACTACTCCTCTTCCAAAGCAAAAGCTGACTCGACAAAGTTATCAAGGGTCGAACGATCAAAGGGCGGAGCACGTATGTCAGTGGAGTAGGACTGGGAAGTGGCGTGATGCTCGAGTCGATTCATACGTGTGCGAATATTATCCAtgcagtcaaatagagcagaAAAGACGCGACGAGTGCCCCTCGGAGCTCTGGCATCTACATGTGCACCGGCGGGATGATCAACAGCCTGATCAAGGGCAGCTTCTTCCTGAATGCGAGCCTCTCGGGCTTCATCTGCGGCTGTAGGTGGTGGGACTGGGGGATCTCGTGCATGATAGTGAGTGTTGCGGCTCTCATGGTTATTATAACATCCACCCTGTCGAAAGATGAAATGCATACCAGTCATAGCATGGGCAGTGAGCACGTGCTTTGGCGCTAGTGCAAGAGAGGCCTAGCCAGTAAAATCGATGCCACAAGAAGCCAAAATCCTCGTAACTGTAATGGCGAAAGGGGCGTGCTGCTTTGCATTCGGAGCACAAGCCAAGTGAGCGACAGTACGCATATGTGTGATCAAGATCGTTGCCAATGGAATCGCAGGAATATCGCCCAACCCATACACCATCTTATCAATTAAATACATGTCCAGGTTGCGCACCTCATTGTTCCCAGACTTCGGAGGGATGATGTTTGCACAGATGAAGTAGCAGATGAGGCGATCAATCAAAGGGAGAGTGGTAGGGAGGATGCTGTAACGAGAACCCGTTTTGACCCTGCGGTAGGTGAGGCATGACATAGCAAGGTTGAAATTGTAGGACGGGTCAGACATGATAGCATCATAATGGTTGTAAACCACCGGAGGTCCCTCATTAGGAATGTGCAGAAGATGAGCCAGAAAATCACTCGTCACCTCGATGCGAACTCCCTTCACAAAAGTCTGAATTGTCTGCATCCCTGTTTTGTCCTTGTCCTCAATATTGGCATAAAACTGCCACACCAACTCGGGATAGTAATCCCCTCGGATGTCCAGAATGGAACCCCAGCCAAATCTATCAAACTCTGCTCGCAGTGGTATCTGAGCATCAATAGTTGGGTGGATCGACTTCTCGACAATCATGTTATTTCCCCTCATTTTCTCGTACCACTGATAATGTTCCAAACTAGTGAACCTAGTATCATCAAAAACAGCCCCCCAACGCTGCGTGAGCACCTCCCCTTGCACGCATACTAACTGATTTTCTCGGCGCCATATCAAAGAATATACAGAGCCAACACAACACTGCCAAATCTCCCAATCCAAACCAAGAAAACAACAATATATCCAATAAACCAATCACAACAAGCACTATCAGACAACAACCGCACAATTTCACTTTAGCAAATCGGGGAAGGAAACCAACCAAAGCTGTCACAAATTCTCAGAAGTAATATAGTCACCAATAAGCAATTTCAGCACAACTTCACCCAATATCTATTTCAAGCGATAACCTTGACACAAAAATCACCACAACGATAACCACTGTCACTAATCAACAACGATAACCAACTTCAATTCCCCAAAACAATCTCCAAACGTGAACCACAAAACCGCAAACTGAACACGACATCAATTTAACCAAGGGCAACTAAATATCCAACCAGAGGAGTAAAGCCACGCTTACCCAAAGTAAAACCAACAAGATGCCCGAATTAATAGTGAGAAAAGAAAGAGCATGGGCGGCCGATCAAAAATAGGAGAAGAAAACGAGATATGGGTGGCGTTGTGCGAATCAAAGGCGGTGATCAGAGGGAACGCCGACCGAGGGAGGAGGTGCGGAGGTGGTTTCTCGGCGGCACGGAGGGGTGTACGGGTGAAGGACACGGAAGTGATGGTCGGCGGAGTACGAACGGGGTCTGGAGAGCGAGAAACGAGAGAGGAACGAAATTGGGAATTTAGGGATTGGAAAAGGGTTGAGAAATAAAGATCGCGAGTCTGAGAAGTTTAAACCCAAAATCGATATGCATGAACCCCGGCTAAGGGTTCGTGTCTGGGTCCCTATGGCTTCGAATGGAGAAAAATTTGCAACACatatgcacggaccccggagAAGGGTCCGTGTTAACATCTGTGTACCCTCGCATTGCGTAAAAATTTTCGAGTGAAAAATTCACGGACCTTGAAATCCGGTCGGTGCCACCTCCGTGCAATCAcgcatttgaaaaaaaatattttggaaggaaatatgcacggaccctggaaaCAAGTCCATGCAACCTCTGTGACTTGACGATTATGGTGTTCAAATTACACGGACcccggataagggtccgtgcgTTCGTCCGTGTAGCTTTGCAGTTCCACAAATTCTAGCATTTTAAATATCCGGACCCTTACACAGGATCCGTGCAGTGTCCGTGTCTCTCTTTTCAACTCAAAATAAGGCACGGAAAATAACCcctaaaactcaaaatttaaacCACACAAATTAGTTTGCATCTAAAAATTTTAGATAAAACATTCAAGCACGCAAGATGCATAAATGTACAGAGACTCCCCTGAATGATATGATTCCCAACAATATACGTGCGTTCCTCCGCAACCAATGATATATCAGCTTCAGTAAAAGATCTGCACACACAAAAATTCACTGAGATTAACGAaagaataattaaaaaaaattaaacaataaaacaCAACGAAACGAAATAAAAgaacaaaaggaaaagaaactgggttgcctcccaggcagcgctaaatttatagtctatagcccgactttGCTTCCCTTTTAATTTGGATCTTGCAGATTCACGGTGATCTTCTCATCGACCACCTCGCCACCTCGATATACCTTGAGTCTATGGTCGTTCACTTGAAATTTTCCAGTTGCTTCGCTAGTTATTTCCACGGTGCCATATGGGAAGACTTGAGTAATCGTGTAGGAGCCTGACCAACGCGACCGCAACTTACCTGGAATCAACTTCAAACGAGAATTATATAGTAATACCTGTTGTCCCACCTCTAATTCTCGATTCACAATATTCTGATCATGCCAACGTTTGGTATTTTCTTTGTAAAGCTTGGCATTCTCATAAGCATCAAGCCAAAAATCTTCCAATTCTTGTAACTGCAGCAACCTCTCTTCACCTGTGGCTTTgacatcaaaattcaaaaatttagtaGCCCAATAAGCCTTATGTTCAAATTATACAGGCAAGTTACATGATTTTCCATACACTAGATGAAATGGAGACATTCCAATTGGGGTTTTAAAAGATGTACGATAAGCCCACAGTGCATTGTCGAGTTTACTAGCCCATTCTTTCCTTGAAGCACCAACGGTCTTCTCCAGAATGCGTTTTATCTTCTGTTCGACACCTCTACTTGACCACTGGTCTGAGGATGgtaaggtgttgccaccttaTGCCGAACCCCATATTTAGCTAACAGACTGTCAAACTGACGGTTACAAAAATGAGTACCCCCATCACTGATAATTTCTCTAGGTGtgcaaaaacatgaaaaaatattttttttgaaaaactgaATGACAACCTTAGCATCATTGTTTTGACAAGCACTTGCCTCCACCCATTTAGACACATAGTCTACaacaaccaaaatatattttttcccaAAAGAAATTGGAAACGGACCCATAAAGTCTATACCCCACATATCGAAAATTTCACAAACCAAGATATTATTAAGTGGCATTTCGTGTCTTCTAGAAATGTTACCTGTACGCTGACATTCATCATAGTTAAGCACATATTCATGAACATCCTTAAACAAAGTGGGCCAATaaaagcaagattgaagcactTTAGATGCAGTTCTGGTTGCACCGAAGTGACCTCCAGTTGGACCCTTATGACAGTGAAATAAAATCTCACTTACCTCTTCCTTGGGAACACACCTCCTAATTATACCATCTGCCCATATtctaaacaaataaggatcttCCCACAAATATTATTTCAAGTCaaaaaagaatttcttctttTGCTAATAAGTAAAGTGCGGTGGTAGAAACTTACTTGATAGATAATTTACAAAATCAGCATACCATGATAAATTGTTCACCTCAAAGAGCTGTTAATCAGAAAATTCATCACGAATAATGCTAACGCTCTGAATCGGATTCTCCAAGAGTGAAAGATGGTCTGCCACTTGGTTCTCAGTGCCCTTCCTATCAATGATcttcaaatcaaattcctgcaagagaAGAATCCAACGAAGTAATCTTGgttttgcatttttttattcataaaatatttcaggGCCGAATGGTCAGTGTGCACGATCACTTTGCTCCCGAGCAGATACTATCTGAATTTATCCAAGGCAAAAACCACAGCAAGTAGTTCTTTTTCTGTTGTAGCGTAATTCAGTTGGGCAGCTGATAATGTCATACTAGCATAGTAGATGACATGTATGCATATGTCTCGCTTCTGCCCCAAAATTGCTTCTAAAGCTGTATCACTTGCGTCACACATCACCTCAAAATGTGATTCCCAATCAGGTGCTACAATCACCGGTGCAGTGATCAATTTGTTCTTTAGAATCTGAAAGGCCTGCAAACACATTTAGCAGAAAAATCAAACGACACATCTTTTATCAACAAATTAGTCATCGGCTTGGCGATGCTAAAAAAATCCTTAATGAACCGCCTATAAAATCCTGCATGCCCTAAAAAACTACTCACCCCTTTCAGATTTGATGGTGGCGGAAGTTTCTCAATCACTTCAATTTTAGccttatcaacttcaattccatTCTCAGAAATTTTATGTCCCAAAACTATTCCCTCTctcaccataaaatgacatttttctcAGTTCAACACTAAATTGAACTCTTCACATCTTTCTAAAACCTTAGATAAATTCAGCAAGCAAGCATCAAAGGAAGAGCCAAAaactgaaaaatcatccatgaatatttcaataaaatccTCTATCATGTCATGGAAAATTGCCATCATACATCGTTGGAAAGTAGCCGGTGCGTTACAAAGACCGAATGACAttcgtttatatgcaaaagtccCCTAAGGACATGTAAAAGtggttttttcttgatcttcaggATCAATGGGAATTTTCATATAACCCAAATAGCCAtctaagaaaaaataaaaaggatGTCCGGCTAATCTTTCcaacatttgatcaatgaagggCAGGGGAAAATGATCTTTACGGGTTGCACCATTAAGTTTTCTATATATAGTCTATGCAAACACGCCAACCTGTAacagttatactgagaattcaTTCATTATTCTCATTTTTCACAACAGTGATCCCACCCTTTTTCGGAACAACCTAGACAGGACTAACCCACTTACTATCAGAGATGggatagataatacctgcatccaAAAGCTTAATTACCTCCTTCTTGACCACTTTTTGCATGACGGGATTGAGCCGCCTTTGAGGTTGGGATGATGTTTTGTGATCAGCTTCCATCAGAATCTTATGCATGCACATGCAAGAGCTGATCCCCTTTATATCCGCTATGCTCCACCCAATGGCTTTGATATTTTCCCTCAACACGCAAGTCAATTTTTGTTCCTCGTCACCTGTCAAAGTAGAAGAAATAACTACAGGCAGTATATCATTATtgagcaaaaataaatattttaaatgcgAAGGGAGGGGTTTCATCTCAAGGATTCAGGCTTCTTCAACTGATGGCTTTAAAGCTCTTGGAACATGTCCAAGCTCCCCAATCCTTGAATTTACTGTTCTTCAGAGTGGTTTTCCGGCATCCAAATACTGCACAAATTCCTCAAACTCTTCATTATCCAATTCGCTTGGAGATGAATGGGTCAAGAAAATCTCCAAAGGATCTTTACTAGTAAATTCCTGCACATCACACTCAACAAACTCATAAGTAGCATCAATTCGAAAACAATTCGAAACATTGGAGGGATATTTCATAGAGTGAAACACATTAAATACTACTCTCTCATCATTCAACCTGAGCACCAATTCACCCTTCTGTACATCTATCAAAGCTTTCCCAGTGGCCAAAAatggtctacccaaaataagatgaatcacacgatcctcttccatatccaaAACAACAAAGTCCACtgggaaaataaatttatcgaCCTTCACTAAGACATCCTCTACAATTCCCCTAGGATATTTAATTGATCTATCTGCTAACTGTAGGGAAATTGTAGTTGGTTTCACCTCAACAATTCCTAACTTCTCAAAAAAAGAATACGACATCAAATTAATGCTTGCACCAAGATCACCCAAAGCTTtgctaaaaaattaatttcctatGGTGCAAGGAATAGAGAAGCTACCAGGATCCTTAAGCTTCGGTGgtaatttattttgtaaaattgccGAACATTCCTCCGAAAGCTTAACAGTTTCAAAGTCCACCAATTTTCTCttgtttgataaaatttctTTTACAAATTTAGTATATGAAGGCATTTGAGCCAAATCTTCTGCAAAAGGGATATTAATATGAAACTTCTTAAaaatctctaaaaattttgaaaattgcgtATCAAGTTGTAGTTGCTTTGCTCTTTGGGGAAAAGGGAGAGAATTTATATCAATATCAACATGTGAGTTCAGAGACTTACCTTTCTCCCTCGAGTTCTCGCCTTGCTGCTTGTCTGATTCTTTCCCCTTTTTATCTTTTTCAACATCAGCATCCTCCTTCTTCACCTGTTCAGCTACTATGACTGCATTGACGccctttgaatttttttctgTGTCACTAGGAAGTGAACCTGGCGCCCGTGTAGCGAACTGGTTTGCCAACTGACCCAATTGGGTTTCCACTCTTTGCATCATGGCATCATGATTCTGCCATCTCATCTCGTTCCCAGCTATGTACTTTGCAAGCATGTCTTCCAGATTTGACTTATTCTCAGATGGCTTAAAACCTGGCGGCATAGAAGGTACAACACCTTGAGTAGGTCTAACTGCTTGCTGAGGAGACCTTTGCTGTGCAGGCTGCTGCGGTGGATTAAAATACTGAGGCTCGACAAAATTTTTAGCTTGTTTCCACCCAAAATTTGGGTGACTTCTCCAACCCGGATTATATGAGAAACTGTATGGATTAAACTGTTGTCGCTCTTGTTCCCACTTAATTCACTGAATCACCTTAAAAAACTGGCGGTCCATCAAAAAATGAATCTGGCATGAATTGAATGCCACTCGCTGATCCTTTAATTGTCTCAGTGCTTCCCTGGACTTGATTCACTTGCTTTGATGGTGTAGATTTATTGGCTTGCAGTTGAGATACTTGATGAGTCAGTCCATCAAGTTTTGCTGTAATTGCTGTCAGAGCATCCATCTCTAGAAATCCAACTTTCTTTTCTCTCCTGCTGTCTTGCCAACCAACATTGCTTTCATCCATATTTGAAATGATTTCGTGTGTTGCTGCAGGAGTTTTTCTATAGAGGCTGCCATTGGCAGCTGCATCAAGCATGGAACGAACAGATGAATCGACCCCGTAGTAGAAAGTTTCTACTTGTTGGCCTATGGAGAGATCGTGTAGAGAACATAATctcaacatttttttaaatctcaTCCATGCGGCATTCAGTGATTCTCCATCTTTCTACCTAAAAGACATAATTGCATTCCGCAGTTGTGTAACTTTGGTTGGTGGAAAATATTTGTGCATGAAAACTTCAACCAAACCATCCCATGTAGTAATTGATCCTTCTGGCAAATCTCGAAGCCACTCTATCGCTTCTCCTTGTAGTGAAAACGGAAATAGCCTCAGCCGAACAGTCTCAGAAGTCAGTCCATTAAATTTGAAGGTATCACAGATTGACAAGAATTGCTCCAGATGAGCATTCAGATCCTCAGAAGGCGTCCTTCCAAATCTGACTTGCATTTGAATCATCTGAATAATGGATGGTTTAAGTTCAAAAGTGTTCGCCTGAACTGCAGGGCGAACAATGTTGGATCCGTATCCTCCAACTAATGGTCGATGAAGGTCCATCAGAGTACGTTTATTCTCTTCTTCAGCCATATCGTCAAACTCCTCTTCAGATTCAAAATTTAGAGCCAAGTTATGCTGCCTTTGATCTCTACGTATACGACGAAGAGTGCTTTCAATCTCCAAATCAAGCGGTATGAGGTCGTCAGAATCTCGAGCACGGCTCATATAACATGGGATATACTCCTGCGCACAAATCAACCActtgaataaaaattaaaaatagtaaaataaaaaccaagtctcaaataaataatcaatcctaATATTAAACAAATAGTCCCCGGTAATggagccaaaaacttgaccgacgATTTCGATTGGGAAAATTCTAGCAAGTgaactaggtcaagttataatatagttggacagagtccaagtcgatcccataGAGACTAATGTTTAAATATTAAGATATAGATTATTCAAATTAATCTAGGCTTTAAACTAAAgaaaataaactaaattattctaaagcagaagtttaaattaaattaaatgagcAGAATAAATTTAAGACTGATTCAAATTTTAGGAAAATGACCAGAAACACACAACGGTACCAGACATCGATAATTGCCACGTATTGGATTTAATCAAACAAGACTCATTCATATTAACGACGAAATTCcctagaataattattaatctatttctagaattaataaTCCTATTTTTCTTTAACAgtccaattatttctaattgaatttaattaaacaaaaacgcaTTCACGAGTCATGGAATTTCAGCTTTCGcctaaaatcgcacactgaaaccgaatactatttctagtcggtttaaccatgtgtcaatcaatatttttgaagctaatttcaatcttttatttttcaagtccagatcgaacaacaaacatgcaattaattggctagattaaaagcaataattatgcataaatatcaatcaataaatatttcataactcaaaaatcaatcaatctattctatgaacaaaaatcaaaagTATGGCCCTATTGTGGCCCCGGTCAAAGGACGACTActccataataataaaatcaaacaaagttttcatgtttgaattcataataaataaatcaaaaaaataagaataaagtAAATCTCTGCGATGGTGCCGAATGTTTCTTGTGTTCTTAGTTTCCGCTCTCAGT
Proteins encoded:
- the LOC140877407 gene encoding uncharacterized protein, with product MSRARDSDDLIPLDLEIESTLRRIRRDQRQHNLALNFESEEEFDDMAEEENKRTLMDLHRPLVGGYGSNIVRPAVQANTFELKPSIIQMIQMQVRFGRTPSEDLNAHLEQFLSICDTFKFNGLTSETVRLRLFPFSLQGEAIEWLRDLPEGSITTWDGQQVETFYYGVDSSVRSMLDAAANGSLYRKTPAATHEIISNMDESNVGWQDSRREKKVGFLEMDALTAITAKLDGLTHQYFNPPQQPAQQRSPQQAVRPTQGVVPSMPPGFKPSENKSNLEDMLAKYIAGNEMRWQNHDAMMQRVETQLGQLANQFATRAPGSLPSDTEKNSKGVNAVIVAEQVKKEDADVEKDKKGKESDKQQGENSREKEDLAQMPSYTKFVKEILSNKRKLVDFETVKLSEECSLGIVEVKPTTISLQLADRSIKYPRGIVEDVLVKVDKFIFPVDFVVLDMEEDRVIHLILGRPFLATGKALIDVQKGELVLRLNDERVVFNVFHSMKYPSNVSNCFRIDATYEFVECDVQEFTSKDPLEIFLTHSSPSELDNEEFEEFVQYLDAGKPL